The proteins below are encoded in one region of Rana temporaria chromosome 2, aRanTem1.1, whole genome shotgun sequence:
- the LOC120928278 gene encoding lamina-associated polypeptide 2, isoforms alpha/zeta-like, producing the protein MKEFLAVQSQMLSTLKEFKDTLKNRDPEPIAAGPSSQESSSTPVPRVSRARESLLSDTEDSEAPEDGVVDSHSEDEDARSGKYIFSTDDMGGLLSAVYASEGIQQPAELVSPQDRMYQGLAKPQPKVIPVHQSLKDIVLREWAEPEKKLLRYKTWKRRCPFKEELENTLFKTPKLDASLAQLSRQSDLSFEDAGNLKDSLDRRADTSLRRAWEANTAALGPALASSCIARNADTWLTRLLEHVPQTSKFKEIRDSLTVIGSAVAYLADASIETVRSSAKTGALVNAARRAVWLKTWEGDLASKTRLCALPFEGTLLFGAGLDQALTRASEKGKRFPPKPRPNRRRFFRGPQNKNRPSDRRSAFNKRWIAGKDKPKGGILFPDPKPAGKDSK; encoded by the exons ATGAAAGAATTCCTAGCTGTCCAATCCCAAATGCTCTCCACATTAAAGGAATTTAAGGACACCTTAAAAAATAGGGATCCTGAGCCCATAGCAGCCGgcccctcttctcaagagagctcATCCACCCCAGTGCCACGAGTTTCCAGGGCTAGGGAGTCTCTCCTATCTGACACCGAAGATTCAGAGGCTCCAGAAGATGGGGTAGTTGATAGTCATTCTGAGGATGAGGATGCCAGATcaggcaaatatattttttctacagatgacatggggggtctgctgtctgctgtctaTGCCTCTGAGGGGatccagcagccagcagagcTGGTGTCACCTCAGGACAGAATGTACCAGGGTTTAGCTAAACCCCAGCCAAAGGTTATCCCAGTCCATCAGTCACTTAAagatatag ttctGAGGGAATGGGCTGAGCCTGAAAAGAAACTACTAAGGTACAAGACCTGGAAGaggcgctgtccctttaaggaggagTTAGAAAATACTTTGTTTAAAACTCCTAAACTAGATGCATCTCTAGCCCAACTCTCCAGGCAGTCTGACCTCTCGTTTGAAGATGCAGGAAACTTAAAGGATTCCTTAGACAGGCGGGCAGACacctcccttcgcagggcctgggaggctaataCGGCCGCCCTTGGACCCGCTTTAGCCTCTTCCTGCATCGCTAGGAATGCAGATACCTGGTTAACCAGACTTCTGGAGCATGTACCTCAGACCTCCAAGTTTAAAGAAATTAGAGATTCTCTTACAGTCATAGGCAGTGCGGTTGCCTATCTTGCAGACGCATCGATTGAAACAGTCCGATCCTCTGCTAAGACGGGTGCTCTCGTCAACGCCGCCAGAAGGGCGGTATGGCTGAAGACGTGGGAAGGTGATCTTGCTTCCAAGACCCGTCTATGTGCCCTGCCCTTTGAAGGTACTCTTCTCTTTGGGGCAGGACTTGATCAAGCTCTAACTAGGGCCTCAGAAAAGGGGAAACGGTTCCCCCCAAAACCTAGACCTAACAGGAGaagattttttcgaggcccccagaataaaaaccGACCTTCTGACCGAAGATCGGCCTTTAATAAGCGTTGGATCGCGGGAAAGGATAAGCCAAAAGGGGGTATCCTTTTCCCCGATCCCAAACCCGCAGGTAAGGACTCCAAGTGA